The following coding sequences are from one Methyloceanibacter stevinii window:
- a CDS encoding polyprenyl synthetase family protein, which translates to MGIVVKLSDSRDSNASLAPLFALVEEDMARVNQFILDKARSNVDLIPELARHLIDSGGKRLRPMLTIAASKLCGYEGDGHQWLATAVEFMHTATLLHDDVVDESSLRRGKTTARLLWGNEASVLVGDYLLGQSFKMMVDVGSLGALRILSDAAAIIAEGEVMQLITANNTDTTEDDYLAVIEAKTAALFAAAAEVGAVIADRPKSEAAALRSFGRNLGVAFQLVDDALDYSGEQSELGKSVGDDFRDGKITLPVVLSYRRGSADEREFWERTLKQGEIGDDDLQTAIDLIAKHNALADTMERARHYGAIARDALAIFPDGDVKSALLGAIEFSVSRPY; encoded by the coding sequence GTGGGCATTGTCGTCAAGCTTTCCGACTCGCGCGACTCGAACGCGAGCCTCGCGCCACTCTTCGCGCTTGTCGAGGAGGACATGGCCCGTGTCAACCAGTTCATCCTGGACAAGGCCCGTTCCAATGTCGACTTGATCCCGGAGCTTGCGCGGCACCTGATCGATTCCGGCGGCAAGCGCCTGCGCCCCATGCTGACGATCGCCGCCTCCAAGCTGTGCGGCTATGAAGGCGACGGCCACCAATGGCTCGCGACCGCCGTGGAGTTCATGCACACGGCGACGCTGCTCCACGACGACGTTGTAGACGAGAGCAGCCTGCGGCGCGGCAAGACCACCGCGCGGTTGTTGTGGGGCAACGAGGCATCCGTCCTCGTCGGCGACTATCTCCTCGGTCAGTCTTTCAAGATGATGGTCGATGTCGGCTCCTTGGGCGCCTTGCGCATCCTCTCCGATGCGGCGGCAATCATCGCCGAGGGCGAGGTGATGCAGCTCATCACCGCCAACAACACCGATACGACGGAAGACGACTATCTGGCGGTCATCGAGGCAAAGACCGCGGCGCTGTTCGCCGCCGCCGCCGAGGTCGGCGCCGTGATCGCCGACCGTCCGAAATCCGAAGCCGCGGCCTTGCGGTCCTTCGGTCGCAATCTCGGCGTCGCCTTCCAGCTTGTGGACGACGCACTCGACTACTCGGGCGAGCAGTCCGAACTCGGCAAGAGCGTGGGCGACGATTTCCGCGACGGCAAGATCACGCTGCCGGTCGTGCTCAGTTACCGGCGCGGCAGCGCCGACGAGCGCGAGTTCTGGGAACGGACTCTCAAGCAGGGCGAGATTGGCGACGACGATTTGCAGACGGCCATCGATCTGATCGCCAAGCACAACGCGCTAGCCGATACGATGGAGCGGGCGCGTCACTACGGAGCAATTGCCCGCGACGCGCTGGCGATCTTCCCGGATGGCGACGTCAAGTCGGCGCTCCTTGGGGCCATCGAGTTCTCGGTCAGCCGGCCTTACTAG
- a CDS encoding 4-(cytidine 5'-diphospho)-2-C-methyl-D-erythritol kinase: protein MRIRDIAWAKLNLTLEVLGRRDDGFHELRSLVAFAGVGDTLEFVSHRQGAPRLVSEQAGSQDNSETFALDVEGPFAQAWEGANLILEAAQTARARFPALSPGTFRLVKTLPVAAGLGGGSADAAAALRLLMQTSDGAVGADDVAALAPELGSDVAVCLRSAPAFMTGRGEIVAPVTGFPQCGVVLVNPGVELATGAVYGALGAAPLKAPPQEAPPQDFGGDFEALIAYASARANDLEPAALKLAPEIGSVLSKLQELAGVRLVRLSGSGATCFAVFASPREALRAAILLAEQEPEWWITAGILGDPHAPLSQ, encoded by the coding sequence ATGCGCATACGGGACATTGCTTGGGCGAAGCTCAACCTCACGCTTGAGGTGTTGGGCCGCCGCGACGACGGTTTTCACGAGCTAAGAAGCCTCGTCGCCTTCGCCGGCGTCGGCGATACCCTTGAGTTCGTCTCCCACCGGCAGGGGGCACCGAGGCTTGTGTCCGAGCAGGCCGGTTCGCAAGACAATTCCGAAACATTCGCGCTCGACGTGGAAGGTCCTTTTGCCCAGGCGTGGGAGGGCGCGAACCTCATTCTTGAGGCTGCGCAGACGGCACGAGCTCGGTTTCCCGCGCTGAGCCCAGGGACGTTCCGCCTCGTCAAAACGCTTCCTGTCGCGGCGGGTCTGGGTGGCGGCTCCGCGGACGCCGCCGCCGCGCTGCGACTGCTGATGCAGACGAGTGACGGCGCGGTTGGCGCCGACGACGTCGCGGCGCTTGCGCCCGAACTCGGGTCCGACGTCGCCGTCTGTCTGCGGAGCGCGCCCGCATTCATGACGGGTCGTGGCGAGATCGTCGCGCCGGTAACGGGCTTCCCGCAATGCGGTGTCGTGCTGGTCAATCCCGGTGTGGAACTCGCCACCGGCGCCGTGTACGGGGCGCTCGGTGCCGCGCCATTGAAAGCGCCGCCGCAAGAAGCGCCACCGCAGGATTTCGGCGGGGACTTCGAGGCACTAATCGCCTACGCATCCGCGCGTGCCAACGACCTCGAGCCCGCGGCGTTGAAGCTCGCGCCCGAAATCGGATCTGTGCTGTCGAAGCTGCAGGAACTGGCCGGCGTCCGGCTCGTTCGTTTGTCGGGCTCTGGCGCAACCTGCTTTGCCGTGTTCGCCAGCCCACGCGAAGCGCTGCGGGCTGCGATCCTGCTGGCCGAGCAAGAGCCGGAATGGTGGATAACCGCCGGAATCCTCGGGGATCCTCACGCGCCGTTGAGCCAATAG
- a CDS encoding tRNA1(Val) (adenine(37)-N6)-methyltransferase encodes MISSATIGPNGSVEPGTTADAFLGGRIEILQYKTGHRGGSDAVFLAAAVPARAGERVLDAGTGAGTAGLCLLARVPGIDVAGVEIDKSQCALARQNAERNRVSDRFRVIEADVTAPGKVLGTAGLVREGYDQVIANPPFYGAGSVRAAADASRASAHVMPDGELERWVRFLTTMAGPHATLTLIHRAESLCPLLEVLKDRFGGLAIYPLFPRRGVPAARVIVQGRKNSRASARLLPGLVLHEDGGAYTAEAEAVLRSGAALNLDATGV; translated from the coding sequence ATGATCTCGAGCGCGACAATCGGTCCTAACGGCTCCGTGGAGCCCGGAACGACCGCCGATGCCTTTCTCGGCGGACGGATCGAAATCCTTCAGTACAAGACGGGACACCGGGGCGGCAGCGATGCCGTTTTCCTGGCCGCGGCCGTGCCGGCGCGGGCCGGCGAAAGGGTGCTGGATGCGGGAACAGGCGCGGGCACCGCGGGCCTATGCCTCCTGGCCCGTGTGCCGGGCATCGATGTCGCCGGGGTCGAAATTGACAAAAGTCAGTGTGCCCTTGCGCGGCAGAATGCGGAGCGGAATCGCGTCAGCGACCGGTTTCGCGTGATCGAGGCCGACGTCACCGCGCCGGGCAAGGTTCTCGGCACGGCGGGACTCGTGCGCGAGGGTTATGACCAGGTCATCGCCAATCCACCCTTCTACGGCGCAGGCTCGGTCCGGGCGGCGGCGGACGCTTCGCGCGCCAGCGCCCATGTCATGCCGGATGGAGAGTTGGAGCGCTGGGTGCGGTTTCTGACCACAATGGCGGGCCCGCACGCGACACTGACCTTGATCCACAGGGCGGAGTCTCTCTGTCCGCTTCTCGAGGTCCTGAAAGACCGCTTCGGCGGCCTTGCCATCTACCCGCTGTTTCCCCGGCGCGGTGTCCCGGCGGCCCGCGTCATCGTCCAGGGGCGCAAGAACAGCCGTGCGAGCGCGCGTCTCCTGCCGGGGCTGGTGCTGCATGAAGATGGGGGCGCCTACACGGCGGAAGCCGAAGCCGTCTTGCGAAGCGGCGCTGCGCTCAATTTGGATGCGACCGGCGTATAG
- a CDS encoding DUF2007 domain-containing protein produces MKELIRSNDPVLISFVSALLKEAGIAFTVLDTNMSVMEGSIGALPQRVLVDGGSVDKARALLTEAGVGNDLERDNRS; encoded by the coding sequence ATGAAAGAACTGATACGGTCGAACGATCCCGTGCTCATTTCATTTGTGAGCGCGCTCCTGAAAGAAGCGGGGATCGCCTTCACGGTGCTGGACACCAATATGAGCGTCATGGAGGGCTCGATCGGGGCATTGCCGCAACGTGTGCTGGTCGACGGGGGCTCGGTCGACAAGGCGCGTGCGCTGCTGACCGAGGCGGGCGTTGGAAATGATCTCGAGCGCGACAATCGGTCCTAA